The following nucleotide sequence is from Zingiber officinale cultivar Zhangliang chromosome 10A, Zo_v1.1, whole genome shotgun sequence.
gagagtattagagaaatatggttataaccaagttaaatctgttgtcacaccatatgacccttcaaaaactctccacaagaataatagtggtgtggcagtgtctcaattaagatactcacaaataataggtagtctaatgtctttagctaattgttctagacctgatatttcttttgctataacgaaattgagcaggttttccagctgtccggacagaacgcattgggatgcattagacagagtactcagatacctaaaaggtactatatccttgggcttgtggtatgggagattccctgcagtcctggagggatatagtgatgctagttgaatAGCAGACACTGTTGAGTGTAAAGGCATTActagttatgtctttacacttggaggcggtgcagttgcttggaggtctgttaaacagacgattatatcccgttctacatctgaggcagaattgtgtgctttagataccacagtaactgaagctgattggcttaagggtcttctttcagaaattcccttgatggtaaagtaaataccttctatttcagtacactgtgataatcaaacaacaatagctcaaattagaagctccaagtataaccagaaacagaagagacatgtacgaataagattgaagtctattcgtgagctagtgtctcttggagtggtgtcattggacttcgtaagttcaaaagataatattgttgatccactcacaaaaggacttgattctgagaaaatcaagagatccagtaagggaatgggactgaggcctatcctggtttcatctataacggcaacccaacctatctgattggagatcccaagaagtaggttcaatgtggtataaacaagttataagggtaAACCGTAAGCATCatattgattgagatgtaatctcatagtctcttccctggatagatgcttgactgctagtaaggatgagcttaaaggctcttaatgagttcaaggtcttattgacaggatgctcgcagtacatccttggagaactcacctatgtaagtgtaactgtgtggccgtagtgtggggggtctaggcaactccccttagcacttatgaaacaagattcggtggcatgaccgtaatgcactaacccagaaggattcaaccgtcgcctgtgatgagttgttaccatttgacttcacatataaaaaggtttaagttcaagacctagttcacttcaaacctatgtgaataagattggtgtacttaggtgaaaattcaaaccggaaggtattttcactaaaagctcattgcaacctagcctcaggacatatttttttctatttttttgtttttaaccgaaatgatttaaatttgtgggggattgttgaatttttttttaaattcaaagcattttttttgtagtgtttttagtcccacattgctaagtggagaagcttggaagggcttatataggaagctcttccatccttgtttagcaatgataaggggacctacacgcatgcgtgggccaagcccaaatcgagtggatttggggggttcgagccggaaatccataaaccgagcgtcacgtacgcgattaacgcgcgcagggggggtgcaaatccccagcccgtgggccttgcgctcacgggcggcccggtctgtttttgctggtttggttcagtctgaacctgaaccaaaaccaaaccatAGTTTGGTTTTTCAATTTTGTTCCGCGCGTGAGGAAGGAACGCGACACTGAGACGCGTTTCCTCactagcgaagcagtgcttcgtatcttctcagagtgaataaaaggggacttgcagccctctattcttcactcaagCCTCGAGCTTTCTCCTCCTTCTCCATTCTCTGTGCGATTCATTCTGTACGATTTTCTGCTTTCTTCTCGTCGAGTTTTTCGCTACtttcttgtcctgaggcttggtcttccagcgatctgaggttgggtccgagtgtagcgttcgttttggagtgcacctacggacgagacgagcggttgtcggatcttgggggaattttgccgaagagcctttgcaccgtgaggcggcaataaattctctaaggacaatcggcgtgccgacgcttcaaccggataactatattctaaaccctactcctttatttatctgtctattgcatgTTATTTTTTTGTGCGAATATAATACTGCTTATATTGCTTTATATTACAACAGTTTTTTCTTATGGAGAGAAAAGtgagattttttttacttttggtgTGATAATGATATGATACATAGAAAatataaaatcctcatttttgaGGTTTTTCAATTGGAGATGTCATAAGGCTCTTAATGTGTCTTTCTTTTTTCGATAATTTAACGAAAGACGCACTTATATTTTTGAATTGATCAAAAATGCTTGCTATTGTGGTGTTTACCAAAGGATGTATCTTTTCAAGTACACTTTTCATTCTATCCTCTTGATAAATCTAACTTTTGCGGTTGTTTTTCTTTTATCTaccatttttctctctttttctttcctctcttctctctcctATCCCATATGCATGTAGTTtctcttaattttcttttcttctctttcttcttttatTTTGCATGCAAATATATTAGGCCCACAATATTTATGGTGTGTTTGGTTGGAGTTATTGCTTATAACCTTAGAGCACTCACATCAGTTTTCTTATCACTATATCTAATATTTAGAGTAAATaactcactttattaaatttagacaatcatttttcactacacactacatcaattaccctaaaatttatattatcttcaatttttttattattttcttctttttcttctatttttttattattatatttatggaataagtggaaggagagagattgaaaagaatgAGTGAAAAGAAAAAGattgaaaagaaatattattttacttttagGGTAAGTTTCATTCCATTCATTTAGAtaatcactattcatcaaatctaaatttagagaatagaTAGGGCAGCTGatgcaaaaaaaatttaactaccctatccaaaatttaggataaaatattttaataggatagggatgtggatgctcttagtaGATTATCAACGACAATCTTATTTGATTTAAGTACTTAGTGATCCCGATAATGCAACATTCCCACCACGTCAGCAATCAGGGAATATAACTCGAAATCAAAAAATGTTGGAAACCTTAGATTTTCCATAGTTCTAGGGTtatgaatatttttttcaaaattacccTTCGAGATGAACAAGAGATAAGCAGGAGCAAATTATGAGGGGCGCCGATCGCGACGTCACTATTGTCAGCCCTTATCTTCTCCCCTCTGAGTTTCTCCACGAGATCTTCTTCCGCCTCGCCCTCCCAAAGCTTCTCCGTGTTCGATCCATCTCCAAGGCACTCTCCTTTCTTGTATCCACTCAGGACTTCCGCTACCTCTGTGAGGGACGCCCCAATCGTAGCAGCGGATGTCTCTTCATTTACAAGAAGAGGCCTCTTAGGGATTTCGTACTACGGGGATTCAATGAccacttcgaccagtggttcatgATCCTCATCATGAGCACGATCGTCGCCCCCGGCGAGGATCTCTACTTCCTCACTGCCTCCGGGGGTGTCTTCCTTTTTGGCTTCAACAACCTTCGTGAGCTCGTCGTGGTCAACCTCGTCACGCACTTCGTGCGGAGAATCTTGCCCAGCCCCATGGGGTCGCGCGACACCACATCGTGGAGGAGATCAGGGTTGAAGTTGATCGTCGATCCCTCTGGCATCGATCAATTTTACTTCCTCTTCGCAGAGATGGTTCATAATTAATCCATGCTCTTCGAGTACTGATCGAAACTGACTCATGGTGCGCCGACGACTTACAGAAGAGGCAGCGTTGTTGCGTTGGAGATGATGTCAGCATGAAAAAATCGACCATGATAGAGAAACATagtaaaaagggaaaaaaaatttaaaaaaaattaatcacatatctaaatatatataaatttaaaatatatataatcagttaatatctaattatattttaaaatatttattttaaattttaaaaattataaatcaattatatttatttattata
It contains:
- the LOC122026740 gene encoding uncharacterized protein LOC122026740; its protein translation is MRGADRDVTIVSPYLLPSEFLHEIFFRLALPKLLRVRSISKALSFLVSTQDFRYLCEGRPNRSSGCLFIYKKRPLRDFVLRGFNDHFDQWFMILIMSTIVAPGEDLYFLTASGGVFLFGFNNLRELVVVNLVTHFVRRILPSPMGSRDTTSWRRSGLKLIVDPSGIDQFYFLFAEMVHN